DNA sequence from the Hippoglossus stenolepis isolate QCI-W04-F060 chromosome 17, HSTE1.2, whole genome shotgun sequence genome:
GCATCAGACAAATGGTAAGAGAGGTAAGAGATTGAGGTATTGTAGTTTCAGAAATtctacagacaaacagatatGGAAAGACAAAAAGTGGATTTTGAATAAAAGTACTTTAATTCATCTTAAACATTTCACATATTTCTGGCAACAATCATTCGTCAGACAGATCAAGAAATGTTTCATCCCACCCTTTAAAAAGTTatcagtaaaaatataaaagtgcaTTGTAGGTCAACTGTTAAAATTCATATAAAGTGAACAACAGATTCCCCTCTTCATtcagaatcatttaaaaaaagagcacaATTAAAGTCAGTGGCACATTACACCTTAGAGGAGTGTCCCgttatttcatttttggaaAATTCAACCTTTCAACCCGAGTGCACAAGTTTCCCCTTTACCCTACAAAATGATAACCTGAGTTTATGAAGTGGAACCCACAGTCAGATCGCTGAGGTTGAACTCTCCAGGTGTTTAAGGATcaatggacattttccagtttcAGGACCCACGCCTCACCAGGGCTGTAGGGCAGCTGGGGCAGCAGGACAATAAGGCCAGAGCTGGGACCAACTGGGGACCAGGGTAAGGCCTTTGGATTCCCCAAATAGGTCACCTGGACACGGGACatcagtgatttagattcttaATTTTCATAAACCGGAAATCACACATACATATCTTCTGTAAGAGGGTTGTAAAAGTTCATACGAGgttacatttctttttgtcaaGTCGTAACTGATGAGTTTCAATAAAACATCTCGGCCCTTTTACCTTGGTGGTTGGTGATGTTTTGGGTACCAGCAGTTTGACAATGGACTCTGAGGGTTTGGTTACCATGATGGCATAGACGGTGGTCCCTTTAGATGTATACCTGGGAAAAATGGAGATGACAGCTGCATCAATAATCTGCATGCTGGATCAATCCCTTAAACAAGATTACAAGAGATATTCAGTCTTTTTCTGCACGACAGGCTGAAGGTATTTGCACGCCAAGACTTGATATGCAAAGACCTTCAAAATGCTTGGATCTTCCACAGTAGGTGGCTTTGGAAATACCAGGTCACACTGAGTGAAAACAGATACAGCTTTAGCATAGAGTTCTCGAACTTCTGCTCTAGATTATGACACATTCTCAACCTAAGCAACTGGTTGTCATGATTCAGCTCTTCCCCATTTATTACCAGATTGGCTGTTGGCCAGTGCTGTTCTCCGTTTGGACCCTCCAGGGTTTAGAGGCATAGATGGCCTCCCCGTTGACATCCAGCCAGGCCCCTACACCTCTGAGCCTCTCTTCAAACACAGGAGGGATCACCCCGTCAGATGTGGGGCCCACATTCAGAAGGTAGTTACCTCCCAGAGCCACGGTACGAACCATATcctgcaacagcagcagcagcagggtgaggAGGATGACAACCAGCCTAGCTGTCATTACGGGTTCATACTATATATACTACTATGCTATAAGATACTATCTCATATCCTCACCTTTATGATGGAGGGTAAGTCCATCAGTTCAATCAGCCTCATGTTCCGCCTGTAACCCCACGATAACTTGTCCACAGACGTGCACTTCTCCCACTTGTGCTTGGGCAGCTGGCCTGGAGTGTACTTGTCCTCACAGTTAAAGTAGCCGCCATGTTTACAGGCGCAGCCAGCTCCCCACCTGTCATTGGTCACGATGGTGTCCTGAAACGAGGAACATCCAATAAGTACATGCAACCTCACTGAAGCAATAAAACCGCCGAACGTCCGCTACCTGAACGTGATATGTGCACTTACTTTGACTGGGCTGTCATTATAGAGCCAGGCCAGGAACTGGGTGGAGTTCCAGTAGGTGTCAGGTGCTTCCCAGTCCCCATCAGACCAGATCAACTCAGGTTTGTACCTGCAAGGCAACAGGAAGGGAAAGGCTTAAACACACTCCCAGCATGCCGTGCTTGTGCCAATAAAACTATGTCTGGCTATATGATGTGCAAGTTGTTGCTGATGCAATAATGGCAGCACTACAGACCTTACGACCATGTTATAAAGCTCTGGAAGAAGCTTTTGCATCACaaaattctgtgttttaaatccATTCTTCTTGTCAGCCAGGTAGAGAGGGTTGAACCACTCGTACAGGGAGTTGTAGAGTCCATAGTGCAACGACCTGCATGAAGAAATTACAAACTTCAAATTTCTGATTTGACACCAGCAGCCAACAGGAACCCCTTTCTCTGAGGACCCACCTGTTGCGCACTGCGTCTGCCAGGTCGCCCACGAGGTCTCTGTGAGGACCCGTGTCCACGGAGTTCCAGTTCCAGGAATAAGGAGACGCCCAGTTAGTGAATCCCTCGTGATGTTTGGCCGTCAGGACGACGTACCTGTGATTCACATGATAATGACGGGGTGTGGCCATGTGCTGCTCAGGACACCAGAGCAGATGTATGTCAAATAATACTGAGAGAGTGTATGATCATgagtacacacatacacacacaggtttgcacagctgTCCTCACCAGCCTAACCAAGACCTCATCTGTAAACTTAGAGATAAGGCAAACAGTCTGTGCGCTGTGTGCACGCACAAACGATGCACCAGGCAGGAGGATAACAGCAGACACTTGGGctaaatgacgctgtttcaaGTACAATTTGAATATCCGGggttggatgacaccacaggagcagtatggaggcattttgttttatttctgttgtttttttacgtttgaagaatcgagCCCCCAGTTACatcggatttggctgcaacactgtttacccctgtgactctaaaagtgttttgtggatatctctctctctctctctctctctctctctctctctctctctctctctctctctctctctctctctctctctctctcaacatcCTGCTCTATTGTTACTTCTCTACCACTTATTTACTTTGCGTCTTCTATCTCACTCTAGTTTCTCGCCTCTTCTCATCAGTAAGTAG
Encoded proteins:
- the LOC118125154 gene encoding tissue alpha-L-fucosidase, whose product is MLLLLLCTAALVSQTAARYTANWTSLDARPLPAWYDQAKVGIFVHWGVFSVPGFDSEWFWWHWQGQQPPDPKCVSYMRSNYPPGFSYAEFAPQFRAQFFNPGEWADIFKASGAKYVVLTAKHHEGFTNWASPYSWNWNSVDTGPHRDLVGDLADAVRNRSLHYGLYNSLYEWFNPLYLADKKNGFKTQNFVMQKLLPELYNMVVRYKPELIWSDGDWEAPDTYWNSTQFLAWLYNDSPVKDTIVTNDRWGAGCACKHGGYFNCEDKYTPGQLPKHKWEKCTSVDKLSWGYRRNMRLIELMDLPSIIKDMVRTVALGGNYLLNVGPTSDGVIPPVFEERLRGVGAWLDVNGEAIYASKPWRVQTENSTGQQPIWYTSKGTTVYAIMVTKPSESIVKLLVPKTSPTTKVTYLGNPKALPWSPVGPSSGLIVLLPQLPYSPGEAWVLKLENVH